The Cellulophaga lytica DSM 7489 nucleotide sequence CCGTAAAAACAAAAAAGCTGCTAAATCTAAAGCTGTTACAGAAACAACAGTACAAGAAGATGAGAACTCTTTAGCTTACCAAAACAGATTAATATTAGATGAGCTTATTTTAAGACAAGATTCTATTGAAAATGCACGTAGCGCAGAATTAGAAAAAAAGTTTGAAACTATTGTACGTATTTTAAGAAACGATATTAAGCAAAACATACAAACTACAGCACAACAGGTTAATACTATACCAAACAATGCTGTAGCTGCTAAAACAACTAAAAAGGTTACTTATAAGTTAGATGCAGATAAAACAACTACAACTAACACAGTTGCTGCTAAAACTGATAACAAAAAATTTAAAGAAATTCCTTTAAAAGTAGTAAACCAGTCTGATATGGATGGTGTTAAGTCTGGATACTACGTAATTGCAAATGTTTACAAAACTAAAAAGTATTTAGATGCTTTTATGACAAAACTTAAAAAGCAAAACATTGATGCAAAACAATTTTACAATAAAGAAAATGATCTTTACTATGTATACATAGCAGATTACAACTATATGGAAGAAGCAGAAGACGCTTACGCATCTAACCTTAACGGTAAATACCAAGATGAAAAATGGATTTTAAAAGTAGACAAACCTACTTATTCTGCATCTACAGCAACAGCTGCAAATATATATGAAGATTAATACAATATAAGTTGACTCTCCCTAGAGTATAAATTGGGTTATTTTATAAGTGAAAATTACGCATCGGGGGTTGCGGGTAGTCCTAAAAGACAAAGTATATAACGTTCTTATACTTGTCTTTTGGACTATTTTTTTTTACAAAAAAGTGTAGTTCATCTAAAAAATTACTTTAGAACCATTCTAAATAATAAGTTAAAATTTTAACACTTTATCGATTAGGCCTTTTATAATATACGGTTAAAAGCATTAAAGTAACGACGAAATACACACTAACCCATTTTAAACCAGAAATTACCTACTTTTTAAATTTTGTCAAATAACGCAAAAGTCATATCTTTAGTATAGAGAAACAAATAAATAGTATAGAACCTATTTAATTACGTAAATCTTTTCTATTAAAATGAACGTTAAGAAAAGAGTTACATTTTTAAAATATAGTATTTATTTACTCTAAAAAATAGATTTTAGAAACTTGTAAAAAGGTTTCTTTCACCCCCAAAAACCCAAATTATATGAAGCTTTTTTACATTACAAAAAGTAACCAAAAACAAACCTACAAAACCTGCGATCAGCAGTCATTTTTTCACCTACAAAAAAATGATAATCTACGCTGTAAACGGTATAATAATCTCTGTATTTAATTTTTTGATAGTACTAGAAAGCTATAGTTTATAGTAGGTATTATAACTAAAATTAAAATAAAGAGTACCCCTACCCTTTTAATTTTAATTATAATTTCTGACTAATAAATTGCACTTAATTATTGTAAAAAATAAGTTAAGACTGGATTTCTATTTTCTATTTTAAAATTAAATACAACCCCAAATTTCACTTATAAACTTAACCTGTATGCTATTATAGTATGCAAAAACCCCCAACTTATGCAAACAAAAAATTTAAATGTTATTGTAATAGATAACGATCCGCTGTTTAAAAAAACGTACAAACATTATTTTAGTCTATACTCAGACTACAACTTAATTGGTATTTATGGTTCTGCAAAAGAAGCCCTAAGGTCTTCTACTACAGTAGCACCAGATATTATTATCACAGATATTCCAGAAGAAGAATTTGGTGGTATAGATGTATTAATTAAATTTAAAAAGAAAGCTGTAAACGCAAAAATTATTATTGTTAGTGAACAAAATGATTTTACACTAATTAAAAAAGCATTTAAAAACGGTGCAAACGGTTATTTAACCAAACCTTTAACAGAAATGAGACTGTATGATGCACTAAACTCTATTAAAATTGATGGTGCAGCAATTAGTAATGATATTGCTAAGCAAGTTATATCAATGTTTCAAAGAAAGTCTTTTAATGAGTTTTCTAAAAGAGAAAATGAAATTATTGACCTTTTATTTGAAGGAGAAACCTACAAAACTATTGCAGAAAAACTATTTGTTACTGCAAGTGCTGTTAACTTTCATATACAAAATATATATTTAAAACTTAACGTAAACTCTAAGTCTGAAGCACTGGACAAGCTTAGACAGTTAGATTGTGCTTAAAGCAAAACAGTATAGCAAAAACAAACAAAACCTACTTATGCTTTTGCTTATACTAAAATTTAAATAGTGTAAACTATTTATGTAGATTGTCCATATTTTACCATAAGACCCTTGAAATTGTTGATTTTTTCAGGGGTTTTATATTTTTAGTCTGTAAAAATTGTTTCTCCTTTTACCAACCAGGCAATTCCAAAGCACTCTATTGCTATGGTTTCCATCCAAAAGGTAATGTGGTTTTGGTAATATACATCTTCTGGTATTACTTTTAGTAAGCCAAGCATTATTACAAGCAAAGCACAAAACATAATTGCACCTGTTATTTTATAAATTGTATTTCGCTGTTTTTTTTCTTTTGTTCGTTCTGCTTTTGGCTTATCTGACCTTGTAAAAACAAAAAGCGACATATAATTTAGGCTCAATAAAAATATAGCAGCAGCTATGTAATGAAAACGTACCCGCCAAGTATTATCTTGTATATAAGTTACACTATAGGCTGCATCTGCATCACAACAGGTAATAGCTATATTATCTGTAGGGAATAATAATAGTAGAATAGCAAAAACACCTGCAACAAAAGAAATGTAAAAATCTATAGGCTCTCTGCCCTTATACACCATTAAAAATATTGCCATTATACTCACAACTATAATAAATATAGGGTTTGCGCGTGTGTAGTAATAATGGCTAATAGACTCTAAAGTACTTGTGTGTTCTGCTGTTACCCATAAAAAAGCAAACAATAAAATAGGCAAAGCTATACCTAAAACTCCTATTAATCTTCGCAGAGTTTGCGTGTTTGTTAACCAAATATCATCATCTCTCCTATAATCTAAATGTAACATTTTCTGCATTTTAGAAGTAGACTCTTGCTTGTTTTTTTGCTTCATAACAAATTTAATTATGGCAATTGTTGTAACATAAACTTATAGCCTAAGGCTATTAAAATGGCTAAACCAAAACTTATTAAGGTACCAATAAGTATGTATTCTGTTAATTTACGGTCGTTTGCTTTAGATAAATCTCCAAACCTAAAAACAGATTTTGCTGTTAATAAAAAGCCAATACCACTCCACTGCCCTAGTACTATAAACATAAAAATAAACAAGCGCTCTAAAACACCTATATATGCACCTGCGTTTTTAAGTGATTTTTTAGATTCGTCTTCTAATTTCCATTTAGATATTATTACTTTCATAAGAATAGCAGATACATTTGTTAGTAAAAAAATTGCTATTAAAAATAATATTACATTAGGAGCTGTTAGGTAAGCTAAGTTTAAACTATAACCTGTATAAGTAGTAGCTACAATTACTAACACTAATAAATGTAGCAATTGATCTAGAAAAAATAAGACTCTAGCATTACCATCATTTTGTAATATTAATTTTGCTAAGTCTATTAAATAATGTGTAATTACAATAGTAGCAATACCAATAAAGTAATTTGTATTAAATTCTAAAACTACCATTAAGGCTAGTAAGTGTATAACTATATGCCAGTACAAGTAAGCCGACTTTTGTTTTTTCTCTAGCTTGTCTTTTATCCATTTATTTGGTTGCAACACAAAATCACCCAAAATATGAGCTAAAAGCAACTTTAATGTAAGTACTAACATAGTTTTTTTATTTGTGTGTTATAGTAATCTAATATTTTTAAAATTTCATCAAAACCAGCTTTTTTTAAACTAGTACTAATATTGCTTTGCTTTTTGTCTAACCTATCTGCTAACTCTTTTTGCGTTACACTGGTATCTTTTAAGCTTTCTTTTATTAAAAGTGCATAATTAGGTGTCCAATTATTTATAGTAAGCTCCAATACATCTAACACTAAATTTAAAACGATATTAAACTCTTGCCAAGGTGTTTTAATTGCCAAAGTTTGTTTTTTTAGGTCTTCAAAACACTCACCAGAATTTATGTAAGCACTACCATTTGCCTCTGTTACCTTTTCTGATGTATAACTTTCTTCTCCTATACCAATTGCCATTCTAACATCTAAAGTCTTAAATTGCTTTAAAACAGTTTTTAATACTAAAGCTATTTTTAAAGCTTGTTCTGGTGTTGTTTTTAGCTGAAAACTATCTCCTCTATATATTTCCCAATCTTTTGGATCTGAGCCTATTTTTTTCAACTCAGACTTAAGCTCTGGTAACCAAACACCTACATCTTCTGCTCTAGAATTAATAATGTCTCCTGTTATAACTGCTATCATTTTTTATTTTTCATCAAATATATGCTATTTAACATATAATTGCAATTATATGCCATATAACATATAATTTAAAATATATGCGTTTAAACATATAAAAGAGTGTATCAATTTAAAAATAGATTTTTTTAACAATATTATATTTACAAAAATAGTAATTAATATAAATGATGAGTCAAATTATAGCATCAACCTAAAATAATTAACTAACAAAAAAGAGATACTCTTTTAAAATAGTACTTTTGCGGTATGGTAAGAAACATTCAGCTTAGAACTACATTAAAAGAAGAACCAATACAAGGTATTCTAACAAAAAAAGCTGCTAAATATTTAGGTATTCCTGAAACAGAAATTACGGCTCTAAAAATAGATCGTAAGTCTATAGATGCACGTAAAGCTACCATTTATTTTAATTATAAAGTTACAGTATACATACAAGAACCTGCACCAGAAAATAGCAACTATACTTTTAACTATAAAGATGTTTCTAATGCTAAAGAAGTGCATATTATAGGTTTTGGTCCCGCAGGTATGTACGCTGCATTACGTTGTATAGAATTAGGGTATAAACCTATTGTTTTAGAACGTGGTAATAATGTACAAAACAGACGTAGAGATTTAAAAGCCATTAACCAAGAGCACATTGTAAACCAAGACTCTAATTATTGTTTTGGAGAAGGTGGCGCTGGCACCTATTCTGACGGTAAGTTATATACCAGAAGCCTTAAACGTGGAGATGTACGCAGAATTTTTGAAAACCTAGTATACCACGGTGCAACAGACCAAATTTTAGTAGATGCACACCCACACATAGGCACCAACAAACTTCCAAAGCTGGTACAAAATATTAGAGAAAATATTATAAAGTATGGTGGTGAAGTACATTTTAATACTAAAGTGGTAGATTTTGATATAAAAAATAACACTTTAAAAGCTATTATTTTAGAAAAT carries:
- a CDS encoding response regulator; the protein is MQTKNLNVIVIDNDPLFKKTYKHYFSLYSDYNLIGIYGSAKEALRSSTTVAPDIIITDIPEEEFGGIDVLIKFKKKAVNAKIIIVSEQNDFTLIKKAFKNGANGYLTKPLTEMRLYDALNSIKIDGAAISNDIAKQVISMFQRKSFNEFSKRENEIIDLLFEGETYKTIAEKLFVTASAVNFHIQNIYLKLNVNSKSEALDKLRQLDCA
- a CDS encoding DUF3307 domain-containing protein, whose amino-acid sequence is MLVLTLKLLLAHILGDFVLQPNKWIKDKLEKKQKSAYLYWHIVIHLLALMVVLEFNTNYFIGIATIVITHYLIDLAKLILQNDGNARVLFFLDQLLHLLVLVIVATTYTGYSLNLAYLTAPNVILFLIAIFLLTNVSAILMKVIISKWKLEDESKKSLKNAGAYIGVLERLFIFMFIVLGQWSGIGFLLTAKSVFRFGDLSKANDRKLTEYILIGTLISFGLAILIALGYKFMLQQLP
- a CDS encoding SatD family protein, with the translated sequence MIAVITGDIINSRAEDVGVWLPELKSELKKIGSDPKDWEIYRGDSFQLKTTPEQALKIALVLKTVLKQFKTLDVRMAIGIGEESYTSEKVTEANGSAYINSGECFEDLKKQTLAIKTPWQEFNIVLNLVLDVLELTINNWTPNYALLIKESLKDTSVTQKELADRLDKKQSNISTSLKKAGFDEILKILDYYNTQIKKLC